In one Methanobrevibacter arboriphilus genomic region, the following are encoded:
- the gatE gene encoding Glu-tRNA(Gln) amidotransferase subunit GatE: MDWSELGLKMGLEIHQQLNTKSKLFCPCETELVDEMFDEEIKRNLRPTQSELGQIDRAALQESFRKMKFNYEAYYYHTCLVETDDEPPHSLNQEALELSMVIATLLNMQIVDEFHTMRKQVIDGSNTGGFQRTGLVATNGYLDTPHGRVNIENLCLEEDASKRIAIDIKNNQSTSAEYYTHFRLDRLGIPLVEITTDPSIHHPEQVKEVAYALGQVLRSTNVKRGLGTIRQDLNISIAKGARCEIKGVQNLDLMPKIVENEVQRQLKLIEIREELEKRNAKVLDEIHDLNIIFKNSSSKIISGAESVKCVVLKGFAGLVGEEVQEGRRFGTEIASYAKKRGVSGIFHTDELPAYGITAEEVESMKSHLNVDDGDAIIIVAHNEEIAISALEEVIRRANMAFEGVIEETRKSLDDGNTEYMRPLPTSSRMYLETDIPLFKIEEDSIENIKNNLPELPDVKKERIIKEYSLSDDLANQLVRRLRADDFEYIVSKIEGSNIDSTTIASVLAYDLREIKREGYNISNVNNESLISIFNLLADSKISKDAVNKIIIAISENPTLDPEEIAKNNNLLVLDENEVLSIIEDIVAKNSSMVEERKMGAMGPLMGMAMGKLKGKADGKLVNKLLKNEIEKLI; the protein is encoded by the coding sequence ATGGATTGGAGTGAATTAGGTCTTAAAATGGGATTAGAGATTCATCAACAGTTGAATACTAAGAGCAAGTTGTTTTGTCCTTGTGAAACTGAACTTGTAGATGAAATGTTTGATGAGGAAATAAAAAGAAATTTAAGGCCTACTCAAAGTGAATTAGGTCAAATCGATAGGGCTGCTCTTCAAGAATCTTTTAGGAAGATGAAATTTAATTATGAGGCTTATTATTATCATACATGTCTTGTTGAAACAGATGATGAGCCTCCTCATAGTTTAAATCAGGAGGCTTTAGAGCTTTCTATGGTCATAGCTACTCTTTTAAATATGCAAATTGTGGATGAATTTCACACGATGAGGAAACAGGTTATTGATGGAAGTAATACTGGTGGATTTCAACGTACTGGACTTGTAGCTACTAACGGATACCTTGATACTCCTCATGGTAGAGTAAATATTGAAAATCTTTGTTTAGAAGAAGATGCTTCTAAAAGAATTGCTATTGATATTAAAAATAATCAAAGTACTTCTGCTGAGTATTATACTCATTTTAGACTTGATAGGTTAGGAATTCCTCTTGTTGAAATTACTACTGATCCTTCAATACATCATCCTGAACAGGTGAAAGAAGTAGCTTATGCTTTAGGTCAAGTTTTAAGAAGTACTAATGTTAAAAGAGGGCTTGGAACTATAAGACAGGATTTAAATATCTCAATAGCTAAAGGGGCTCGTTGTGAAATAAAGGGTGTTCAAAACCTTGATTTAATGCCTAAAATTGTTGAAAATGAAGTTCAAAGACAATTAAAACTTATTGAAATTAGAGAGGAACTTGAAAAGCGAAATGCAAAGGTTCTTGATGAAATTCATGATTTAAATATTATTTTTAAAAATAGTTCTTCAAAGATTATTTCTGGAGCAGAATCTGTAAAATGCGTTGTTTTAAAGGGTTTTGCTGGTTTAGTTGGTGAAGAGGTTCAAGAAGGGCGAAGATTTGGAACTGAAATTGCCAGTTATGCTAAAAAAAGAGGAGTTTCTGGTATTTTTCACACTGATGAGCTTCCTGCTTATGGTATCACTGCAGAAGAAGTTGAATCCATGAAAAGTCATTTAAATGTGGATGATGGTGATGCAATAATTATAGTTGCTCATAATGAGGAAATTGCTATTTCTGCATTAGAAGAAGTTATAAGACGAGCAAATATGGCATTTGAAGGTGTTATTGAAGAAACTAGAAAATCTCTTGATGATGGAAATACTGAATATATGAGACCTCTTCCTACTTCTAGTAGAATGTATTTAGAAACTGATATTCCCTTGTTTAAAATTGAAGAGGATTCTATAGAAAATATTAAGAATAATTTACCAGAGCTTCCTGATGTGAAAAAAGAAAGAATTATAAAAGAATATAGTTTAAGTGATGATCTGGCTAATCAGTTAGTTAGAAGGTTAAGAGCTGATGATTTTGAATATATTGTTTCAAAAATTGAAGGTTCTAATATTGATTCTACAACTATAGCCTCTGTTTTAGCTTATGATCTGAGAGAAATAAAAAGAGAAGGATACAATATTTCAAATGTTAATAATGAATCATTAATATCTATTTTTAATCTTCTTGCTGATTCAAAAATATCTAAAGATGCTGTAAACAAGATTATTATTGCAATATCTGAAAACCCTACTTTAGATCCAGAAGAAATAGCTAAAAATAATAACCTTTTAGTTCTTGATGAAAATGAGGTTCTGAGTATTATTGAGGATATAGTTGCTAAAAATAGTTCTATGGTTGAAGAAAGAAAAATGGGTGCTATGGGCCCATTGATGGGAATGGCTATGGGAAAACTTAAAGGAAAAGCTGATGGAAAACTTGTAAATAAACTTCTTAAGAATGAGATAGAA